A single region of the Neotabrizicola shimadae genome encodes:
- a CDS encoding sensor histidine kinase, producing MRRVALSPKQSPGGVASPRDSVFGARQKIMAGGLFAVLDFVTRYTVYQDLKVTLALTAVLTPLVLALAIFVAAIYERKGFAGRFTPVAVAWVLGLSLASALLLVATSLLLRIGFGGPMPGRSGAEDAAIAGFYYFMVIGGWSLICFWIAAERARRQEELRAAQAEAAALRLDLQRLRLQLNPHFLVNTLNGISQEIASDPKAAQAVLIDLSHFLRHALEGVDRLVSTVNDEVESLEAYLALHRLRFGQRLTAAIEVDSDALGCHIASFLLQPLVENAIEHGTAAPNAEVQVDLRRSGASLAVTVRNRGSLDPAQARHGSRIGLSNVARRLELHYPGRHRFALLEEQGYVVASLVLEGEPCSAP from the coding sequence ATGCGCAGGGTTGCCCTTTCCCCCAAGCAATCCCCCGGTGGGGTGGCCTCGCCGCGAGACTCCGTCTTCGGCGCGCGGCAGAAGATCATGGCGGGCGGGCTCTTCGCCGTCCTGGATTTCGTGACACGCTACACGGTCTACCAGGACCTGAAGGTCACCCTTGCCCTGACGGCGGTACTGACACCCCTGGTGCTTGCCCTCGCCATCTTCGTCGCGGCCATCTACGAACGAAAGGGTTTCGCCGGTCGCTTCACCCCGGTGGCTGTCGCCTGGGTCCTTGGCCTCTCGCTCGCCTCTGCCCTTCTGCTGGTCGCCACCAGCCTTCTCCTGCGGATCGGATTCGGCGGGCCGATGCCGGGCCGGTCCGGGGCCGAGGATGCCGCGATTGCGGGCTTCTACTACTTCATGGTCATCGGCGGCTGGAGCCTGATCTGCTTCTGGATCGCAGCCGAGCGCGCCCGCCGCCAGGAAGAACTTCGCGCCGCGCAGGCCGAGGCAGCGGCGCTTCGCCTGGACCTGCAGCGCCTGCGCCTGCAGTTGAACCCGCATTTCCTGGTCAACACGCTCAACGGCATCTCGCAGGAAATCGCGTCCGATCCAAAGGCGGCGCAAGCTGTCCTGATCGACCTGTCCCACTTCCTGCGCCATGCCCTCGAAGGGGTGGATCGCCTCGTCAGCACCGTGAATGACGAGGTCGAAAGCCTGGAGGCCTACCTCGCGCTTCACAGACTGCGCTTCGGACAGCGCCTGACCGCCGCTATCGAGGTCGATTCCGATGCCCTGGGATGCCACATCGCCAGCTTCCTGCTGCAACCGCTTGTCGAAAATGCCATAGAGCACGGCACTGCGGCCCCGAACGCCGAGGTCCAGGTCGATCTGCGCCGCTCGGGCGCGTCCCTGGCCGTGACCGTCCGCAATCGCGGCAGCCTCGATCCCGCGCAAGCCCGGCACGGGTCGCGGATCGGGCTGTCCAATGTCGCACGTCGGCTTGAACTGCACTACCCCGGACGCCATCGTTTCGCCCTGTTGGAAGAGCAGGGCTATGTTGTGGCAAGTCTGGTCCTGGAGGGAGAGCCGTGCTCCGCGCCGTGA
- a CDS encoding NAD(P)H-dependent oxidoreductase, translating into MRALVVYCHPRPGSFTSGVRDVILDKLTQAGAEVRLRDLYAEGFQPVLTATEHEGYLDCPANRAPVQDHCADIAWCDTLIFVYPTWWYGLPAMLKGWLDRVLLPDVAFFMPDATNSTIRPGLGHITRLGVFTTCGASWWLTALVGAPGKRQLMRGVGWLGTRRMRKVFAAHYLMDSSTPDSRARQLARVAARMDRLIGPMP; encoded by the coding sequence ATGCGGGCGCTGGTCGTCTACTGCCATCCCCGGCCGGGCAGCTTCACTTCAGGTGTGCGGGATGTCATACTGGACAAGCTGACCCAGGCGGGGGCCGAAGTCCGCCTGCGCGACCTGTACGCCGAAGGCTTCCAGCCCGTTCTGACCGCCACCGAGCACGAGGGCTATCTGGACTGCCCGGCCAACCGCGCCCCGGTCCAGGATCATTGCGCCGACATTGCCTGGTGCGACACGCTGATCTTCGTCTATCCGACCTGGTGGTACGGGCTTCCCGCGATGTTGAAGGGCTGGCTGGACCGCGTGCTTCTGCCTGACGTCGCCTTCTTCATGCCCGATGCCACGAACAGCACCATCCGTCCCGGCCTCGGGCACATCACCCGCCTTGGCGTCTTCACCACCTGCGGCGCCTCGTGGTGGCTGACCGCCCTGGTCGGCGCGCCCGGCAAGCGCCAGCTGATGCGGGGCGTGGGCTGGCTTGGCACCCGGCGCATGCGCAAGGTCTTTGCCGCCCACTACCTGATGGATTCCTCGACCCCCGACAGCCGCGCCCGCCAACTTGCGCGCGTGGCAGCCCGGATGGATCGCTTGATCGGCCCAATGCCCTGA
- a CDS encoding beta-galactosidase encodes MTGGQRGPDLGVCYYPEQWPEEKWAEDAARMVVLGLTWVRVAEFAWALIEPEPGRFDWGWLDRAVETLGNAGLKVIMSTPTAAPPKWLVDLYPEILPVGADGHVRKFGARRHYCFSSPVYRREAARIATALAERYGRNPHVHAWQIDNEYGDHDTVHSYSPAAEAAFRDWLRARHGTVEALNEAWGTAFWSMLYTDFAQVQLPNQLVEEPSPTHLVDYLRFSSDQVVSFNRMQAEILRRLSPGRPITHNFMNQNTDFDHHRLGQDIDVASWDVYPLGNLIHGRLPEALKQRHLRTGDPDQPGFNHDLYRGVGRGRVWVMEQQPGPVNWAAQNVAPMDGMVRLWSWLAFAHGCEMVSYFRWRQAPFAQEQFHTGLLLPDSTPDQAFHEVAQVAEEMRAMPEMGPRGRAEVALVLDYASRWALAALPQGRNFNPSHHALDFYAALRRHGVDLDIIGPETDLTGYRLVVAPDLVIVPEGFVQRLAASGAKAVFGPRSGSKTADMHIPDGLPGGPLRDLIDVRVTRVESLPDWQVETAAMGNRRVTLRRWRETVETGDGVLARFEGGYREGAPAVVGNDRARYLAGLPDAEGLGLVLTDALDWAGVAHLPDLGDLRLARRGGVTFAFNFGPEAVQLAAPEGARFVLGGPVLDPAGVAAWV; translated from the coding sequence ATGACCGGGGGGCAGCGCGGGCCGGATCTGGGGGTGTGCTACTACCCCGAGCAATGGCCAGAGGAGAAATGGGCCGAGGATGCCGCCCGCATGGTGGTGCTTGGCCTGACCTGGGTGCGGGTGGCCGAATTCGCCTGGGCCCTGATCGAGCCAGAGCCGGGCCGGTTCGACTGGGGCTGGCTGGACCGGGCGGTGGAAACGCTTGGGAACGCGGGACTGAAGGTCATCATGTCCACGCCCACGGCGGCCCCGCCGAAATGGCTGGTGGACCTGTACCCCGAGATCCTGCCGGTAGGGGCGGATGGCCATGTGCGCAAGTTCGGCGCGCGTCGGCATTACTGCTTTTCCTCGCCCGTCTATCGGCGGGAGGCGGCGCGGATCGCCACGGCGTTGGCGGAACGCTATGGCCGTAACCCCCATGTCCATGCCTGGCAGATCGACAACGAATACGGCGACCACGACACGGTGCATTCCTATTCACCCGCCGCCGAGGCTGCCTTCCGCGACTGGCTGCGCGCGCGCCATGGCACGGTGGAGGCGCTGAACGAAGCCTGGGGCACGGCCTTCTGGTCCATGCTGTATACGGATTTCGCGCAGGTCCAGCTGCCGAACCAGCTGGTCGAGGAACCCTCGCCCACGCATCTGGTGGATTACCTGCGGTTCTCCTCGGATCAGGTGGTGAGCTTCAACCGGATGCAGGCGGAAATCCTGCGTCGCCTGTCGCCGGGGCGGCCGATCACCCATAACTTCATGAACCAGAACACGGATTTCGATCATCACCGGCTGGGGCAGGATATCGATGTGGCCTCGTGGGATGTTTATCCCCTGGGAAACCTGATCCACGGGCGGCTGCCCGAGGCGCTGAAACAGCGGCACCTGCGGACGGGCGATCCAGATCAGCCGGGGTTCAACCACGATCTGTATCGCGGCGTGGGGCGCGGGCGGGTCTGGGTGATGGAACAGCAACCCGGCCCCGTGAACTGGGCGGCACAGAACGTGGCGCCAATGGATGGCATGGTGCGGCTGTGGTCGTGGCTGGCCTTTGCCCACGGCTGCGAGATGGTGAGCTATTTCCGCTGGCGGCAGGCGCCCTTTGCGCAGGAGCAGTTCCACACCGGGCTGCTGTTGCCGGATTCCACCCCCGACCAGGCGTTCCACGAAGTGGCGCAGGTGGCCGAGGAGATGCGGGCGATGCCCGAGATGGGTCCGCGCGGCCGGGCCGAGGTGGCGCTGGTGCTGGATTATGCGTCGCGGTGGGCCTTGGCCGCGCTGCCGCAGGGGCGCAACTTCAACCCGTCCCATCATGCGCTGGACTTCTATGCCGCGCTGCGCCGGCACGGGGTGGATTTGGACATCATCGGTCCGGAGACCGACCTGACCGGCTATCGGCTGGTGGTGGCGCCGGATCTGGTGATCGTGCCGGAGGGCTTCGTTCAGCGTCTGGCGGCTTCGGGCGCGAAAGCGGTGTTCGGGCCGCGGTCGGGATCGAAGACCGCCGACATGCATATCCCCGATGGCCTGCCGGGGGGGCCGCTGCGCGATTTGATCGACGTGAGGGTGACACGGGTGGAAAGCCTGCCGGACTGGCAGGTGGAAACGGCGGCGATGGGCAACCGGCGCGTCACGCTGCGGCGCTGGCGCGAGACGGTGGAGACAGGGGACGGCGTGCTGGCGCGGTTCGAGGGGGGGTACCGCGAGGGCGCGCCCGCCGTGGTGGGCAATGACCGGGCGCGCTATCTGGCGGGGTTGCCGGATGCCGAGGGGCTGGGGCTGGTGCTGACGGATGCGCTGGACTGGGCCGGGGTGGCGCACCTGCCCGACCTGGGCGACCTGCGGCTGGCGCGACGGGGCGGCGTGACCTTTGCGTTCAACTTCGGACCCGAGGCGGTGCAGCTGGCGGCACCCGAGGGCGCGCGGTTCGTGCTGGGCGGGCCGGTTCTGGACCCGGCGGGAGTGGCGGCCTGGGTCTGA
- a CDS encoding creatininase family protein, with translation MTRRLDWKDYRAPEWKTVDPLKTIAILPTAAIEQHGPHLPVGTDTIINEGLLDLLRARCPDDLDLRILPTQAVGKSNEHLWAPGTLTLTAPTALAVWTEIGLSVARAGVRKLVILNSHGGNVDLISIVGRELRVRAGMYVVKLGWGAHGLPEGLYSPQETTFGIHGGDVETSLLLAFRPDTVDMSQAQDFRSSAETAAISPIGGISAAWIASDLNPAGVVGEAHLGTAEKGHLTAEKMVADVIGLLRKVESQPLDGLSPVTPAF, from the coding sequence ATGACACGCCGCCTTGACTGGAAGGATTATCGCGCCCCGGAATGGAAGACGGTCGATCCGTTGAAGACCATCGCCATCCTGCCCACAGCCGCCATCGAACAGCATGGGCCGCATCTGCCAGTGGGCACCGACACCATCATCAATGAAGGGCTGCTGGACCTGCTGCGCGCCCGCTGCCCTGATGACCTTGACCTGCGCATCCTGCCCACCCAAGCGGTCGGCAAGTCGAACGAGCATCTCTGGGCACCCGGAACCCTGACCCTTACCGCTCCGACGGCTCTGGCGGTCTGGACCGAGATCGGCCTGTCCGTCGCCCGTGCCGGGGTGCGCAAGCTGGTGATCCTGAACAGCCACGGCGGCAACGTGGACCTGATTTCCATCGTCGGGCGCGAGCTTCGGGTCCGGGCCGGCATGTATGTGGTCAAGCTGGGCTGGGGGGCGCACGGACTGCCCGAAGGCCTGTATTCCCCGCAAGAGACAACGTTCGGCATCCACGGCGGCGATGTCGAGACCTCGCTGCTGCTGGCCTTCAGGCCCGACACGGTGGACATGTCCCAGGCACAGGACTTCCGCTCCAGCGCCGAGACTGCGGCGATCTCTCCCATCGGCGGCATTTCTGCCGCCTGGATCGCGTCGGATCTCAACCCGGCCGGCGTGGTGGGCGAGGCCCACCTCGGCACGGCTGAAAAGGGCCACCTCACCGCCGAAAAGATGGTGGCCGACGTCATCGGATTGTTGCGCAAGGTAGAAAGCCAGCCGCTTGATGGGCTCTCGCCGGTGACACCAGCGTTCTGA
- a CDS encoding Calx-beta domain-containing protein, protein MATSATGGTIYAVDTTAADITGFDPAHDKLDLGGVSVHNFIVVDTSTGVGFMNPWTGDTIIITGVSLGQLTVDSFLPIENAHLRESLSGALAWEQGVTPAAHTVYARSHEIGRIDRVAFDPATDVVDFRYYGSREQITMTDGADGVIISNTGTGQSLILLGVTKAELSTDNFLFYYSQVREDRVHLQLGLGTIPDDRIVPQDMPVAGTDDWPTGVGTGDPPTGVAGEVFTISWLYGVDTVLDFDPAGDTLDFGWFKASEFELAESGGSTVITIVGNKQTYTLTGVAMAELTMSNITALSPDARAEWQAALDAAAATTPVLSIADATLVEGDTGRSILTFVVSLSFAADHDVSVSYTTLNGLANGGSDYVAQVGTLTIGAGQTRAVIRVPVLNDTLVEPTETFTVMLSSAEGARPGTATATGTITDNDVDPTPGELPSLSIEDMTMTEGEDGMGHMHLMVMLSKPSTETITVRYSTVDGTAKAGSDYTAGSGTLTFAPGQTSAMIMIPVTDDSAIEATERFRVRLTAPTNATIADGVAVATILNDDLPSLSISDAQATEADDGSVVMRFTLTLSEPAKTAVQVDFATQDVTALAGSDYVARQGTIGFAPGETVKTISVRLIGDDVAEAVETFRIKLGNVQGAVLADSVGAGRIADDDRSAATLLAASAAASSGTVDYVLANQWSTGFTADMTVGAGTLPLTGWTVEFDATFTITNIWNAVITSHVGTHYVIENASYNANIAAGAETSFGFQASGTATEVTGLELNGDAILDLPGITVADARLVEGDAGQAEMVFSLSLSDASEDAVTVQFRTADGTAVAGSDYVRQSGLVTFAAGETTQSVRIKIIGDTVQERNESVRLLLSNAEGATIEDATGRGIIVNNDDAGPGAPSVSISDGRIREGTAATGWLSTSGNQIVDADGNPVQISGVNWFGFEGTNMNPNGLWTRSYQDMMKQMVDEGFNTIRLPFSSDMLHSTATPGGIDYSKNPDLQGLTALQIMDKIVAYAEEIGLKIILDHHRSSAGNGTSENGLWYDSAHSQADWVADWQMLAQRYAANTAVIGADLHNEPYNGTWGGGGANDWALAAETAGNAIGAVNFNWLIFVEGVGSYKGDNYWWGGNLMGVRDRPIDLNLDNKLVYSPHDYPQTVYDQSWFSDPAYPDNLDEVFDEAWGYIYREGIAPVYVGEFGTKLATTKDAQWLDALTAYLGGDFDNDGTSDIAAGTKGISWTYWSWNPNSGDTGGILKDDWISVNENKMAHLTPIADDLIETGGSTGDETRYVSFNVTLSEAPTTDVTVDWRTVAGTATAADFEADSGRLTFKAGETAKVIRIAVTGDALAEGNEGFSVLLSNPYGVTVSDGRGLGTIVDDDALASSMDAVLGAVAAGDVGADSFEFALGGLAANSPALPDLGAILGLSLEGLLV, encoded by the coding sequence ATGGCCACCAGCGCAACCGGCGGAACCATCTATGCCGTGGACACAACCGCCGCCGACATAACCGGCTTTGACCCCGCGCATGACAAACTCGACCTGGGCGGGGTGTCGGTGCACAACTTCATCGTCGTCGACACAAGCACGGGTGTCGGGTTCATGAATCCCTGGACGGGCGACACGATCATCATCACGGGCGTGTCCCTTGGCCAACTGACGGTGGACAGTTTCCTGCCGATCGAGAATGCCCATCTGCGCGAAAGCCTCAGCGGCGCGCTTGCCTGGGAGCAGGGCGTCACGCCAGCGGCCCATACGGTCTATGCGCGGTCGCATGAAATCGGCCGCATCGACCGCGTGGCTTTCGATCCCGCGACGGATGTGGTGGACTTCCGCTACTACGGCTCGCGCGAGCAGATCACCATGACCGATGGCGCCGACGGTGTCATCATCTCCAACACGGGAACGGGGCAGTCGCTCATCCTCCTGGGTGTGACGAAGGCGGAACTCTCCACCGATAACTTCCTGTTCTACTATTCCCAGGTGCGAGAAGACCGGGTGCATCTGCAACTGGGACTGGGCACCATCCCCGATGACCGGATCGTGCCGCAGGACATGCCGGTTGCCGGCACCGATGACTGGCCGACAGGCGTGGGCACCGGCGACCCGCCCACAGGTGTCGCCGGAGAGGTGTTCACGATCTCCTGGCTTTATGGCGTCGACACCGTGCTGGATTTCGACCCCGCCGGCGATACGCTGGATTTCGGCTGGTTCAAGGCGTCCGAGTTCGAACTGGCCGAGTCCGGCGGCTCCACCGTCATCACCATCGTCGGCAACAAGCAGACCTACACGCTCACCGGCGTCGCCATGGCCGAACTGACCATGTCGAACATCACGGCCCTTTCCCCCGACGCCCGGGCGGAATGGCAGGCCGCGCTTGACGCCGCCGCCGCCACGACGCCGGTCCTGTCCATTGCAGACGCCACCCTTGTCGAGGGCGACACAGGCCGCAGCATCCTGACCTTCGTGGTCAGCCTCTCCTTTGCTGCCGACCATGACGTGTCGGTCAGCTACACCACCCTGAACGGCCTGGCGAATGGTGGATCGGACTATGTGGCCCAGGTCGGCACCCTGACCATCGGGGCAGGCCAGACCCGCGCGGTGATCCGCGTTCCCGTCCTGAACGACACCCTCGTCGAGCCGACCGAAACCTTCACCGTCATGCTGTCCTCCGCCGAAGGGGCTCGCCCGGGAACCGCAACCGCCACGGGGACCATCACCGACAACGATGTCGATCCGACCCCCGGCGAATTGCCAAGCCTTTCCATCGAAGACATGACGATGACCGAGGGCGAGGATGGCATGGGCCACATGCACCTGATGGTCATGCTCTCCAAGCCCTCGACCGAGACCATCACCGTGCGCTATTCCACCGTCGATGGCACAGCCAAGGCGGGGTCGGACTACACCGCAGGCAGCGGCACCCTGACCTTCGCGCCGGGGCAGACTTCGGCGATGATCATGATCCCGGTCACCGACGACAGCGCCATCGAGGCCACCGAGCGGTTCAGGGTCCGCCTCACCGCGCCCACCAATGCGACAATCGCCGATGGCGTTGCCGTAGCGACGATCCTGAACGACGATCTGCCCAGCCTGTCGATCAGCGATGCCCAGGCCACCGAGGCCGATGATGGCAGCGTGGTGATGCGCTTCACCCTCACATTGTCCGAACCGGCCAAGACCGCCGTGCAAGTCGATTTCGCCACGCAGGACGTCACGGCCCTGGCCGGTTCGGATTACGTGGCGCGGCAAGGCACCATCGGCTTCGCCCCCGGCGAGACGGTCAAGACCATCTCGGTCCGCCTGATCGGCGATGACGTTGCCGAGGCGGTCGAGACGTTCCGCATCAAGCTCGGCAACGTCCAGGGCGCTGTCCTGGCCGATTCCGTGGGCGCGGGCCGCATCGCGGACGACGACAGGTCCGCCGCCACGCTGCTGGCCGCGAGCGCCGCCGCTTCCAGCGGCACGGTGGACTACGTTCTGGCGAACCAGTGGTCGACCGGCTTCACCGCCGACATGACGGTCGGCGCAGGCACGTTGCCGCTGACTGGCTGGACTGTCGAGTTCGACGCCACCTTCACGATCACCAACATCTGGAACGCCGTGATCACAAGCCACGTGGGCACGCATTACGTGATCGAGAATGCCTCGTACAACGCCAACATCGCGGCCGGGGCAGAGACGAGTTTCGGCTTCCAGGCCAGCGGCACCGCGACCGAAGTCACCGGCCTCGAACTCAACGGCGATGCCATCCTTGATCTCCCGGGGATCACCGTGGCCGACGCCCGCCTTGTCGAAGGCGATGCAGGCCAGGCCGAGATGGTCTTCTCCCTGTCCCTCTCGGACGCGTCGGAAGACGCCGTGACCGTGCAGTTCCGCACAGCGGACGGCACCGCGGTGGCCGGCTCTGACTACGTCCGACAGAGCGGTCTCGTGACATTCGCCGCCGGCGAGACAACCCAATCCGTCCGGATCAAGATCATCGGAGACACGGTGCAGGAACGCAACGAATCCGTCAGGCTCCTGCTGTCAAACGCCGAAGGCGCGACGATCGAGGATGCAACCGGCCGTGGCATCATCGTAAACAACGATGATGCCGGCCCCGGCGCGCCGTCCGTTTCCATCTCGGACGGTCGCATCCGCGAGGGCACCGCCGCCACCGGATGGCTCAGCACCTCGGGCAACCAGATCGTCGATGCCGATGGCAATCCCGTTCAGATCTCCGGGGTGAACTGGTTCGGCTTCGAAGGCACGAACATGAACCCGAACGGGCTGTGGACCCGCAGCTACCAGGACATGATGAAACAGATGGTGGACGAAGGGTTCAACACCATCCGTCTGCCCTTCTCCAGCGACATGCTGCATTCCACCGCCACGCCGGGCGGGATCGACTACAGCAAGAACCCAGATCTCCAGGGCCTGACCGCCCTGCAGATCATGGACAAGATCGTGGCCTATGCCGAAGAGATCGGGCTGAAGATCATCCTCGACCACCACCGCAGCAGCGCGGGAAACGGCACCTCGGAAAATGGGCTCTGGTACGACAGCGCCCACAGCCAGGCCGACTGGGTGGCCGACTGGCAGATGCTGGCGCAGCGCTATGCGGCGAATACCGCTGTCATCGGCGCCGACCTTCACAACGAACCCTACAACGGCACCTGGGGCGGCGGCGGTGCAAATGACTGGGCGCTGGCTGCGGAAACCGCCGGCAATGCCATCGGGGCGGTCAATTTCAACTGGCTGATCTTTGTCGAGGGCGTCGGCAGCTACAAGGGCGACAACTACTGGTGGGGCGGCAACCTGATGGGGGTCCGTGACCGGCCGATCGACCTGAACCTCGACAACAAGCTGGTCTATTCGCCCCACGACTACCCGCAGACTGTCTATGACCAAAGCTGGTTCAGCGACCCGGCCTATCCCGACAACCTGGACGAGGTGTTCGACGAGGCCTGGGGCTACATCTACCGCGAGGGCATCGCGCCGGTCTATGTGGGCGAATTCGGCACCAAGCTGGCCACGACCAAGGACGCCCAATGGCTCGACGCGCTGACAGCCTACCTCGGCGGCGATTTCGACAACGACGGCACCTCGGACATCGCGGCCGGAACCAAGGGCATCAGCTGGACCTACTGGTCCTGGAACCCCAACTCGGGCGACACCGGCGGCATCCTCAAGGATGACTGGATCTCGGTGAACGAGAACAAGATGGCCCACCTGACGCCCATCGCAGACGACCTGATCGAGACCGGCGGCTCCACGGGCGATGAAACGCGCTACGTCAGCTTCAACGTCACCCTCAGCGAGGCCCCGACCACCGATGTGACGGTGGACTGGCGCACGGTGGCGGGGACGGCGACGGCGGCGGATTTCGAAGCGGACTCAGGTCGACTGACGTTCAAGGCGGGCGAGACCGCCAAGGTGATCCGCATTGCCGTTACGGGCGATGCGCTGGCCGAGGGGAACGAAGGTTTCTCGGTCCTGCTGTCCAATCCCTATGGGGTCACAGTGTCGGACGGGCGCGGGCTTGGAACCATCGTCGACGACGATGCCCTTGCTTCAAGCATGGACGCGGTGCTCGGTGCGGTGGCCGCCGGGGATGTCGGCGCCGACAGCTTCGAGTTCGCCCTGGGTGGCCTCGCGGCCAACAGCCCCGCCTTGCCCGACCTGGGCGCGATCCTTGGTCTCAGCCTGGAGGGCCTGCTGGTCTGA
- a CDS encoding NAD(P)H-dependent oxidoreductase encodes MSRALVLFAHPLDDSFSAALHRTTVETLTARGWQVDDCDLYAEGFNPVLSAEERRLYHDTTRNIAPVHGYVDRLRAADALVLVFPVWNYGFPAILKGYFDRVFLPGVSFDLREGRVAPALTNIQKLAAITTYGGTRLRSFLAGDPPRRIVKRTMSRIAQAGKTRYLALYDMNNVTKDRTSAFLSQVRSEMEAF; translated from the coding sequence ATGAGCCGGGCGCTCGTCCTCTTTGCCCATCCGCTGGACGACAGCTTTTCCGCGGCGCTGCACCGCACCACGGTCGAAACCCTGACGGCGCGCGGCTGGCAGGTGGATGACTGCGACCTTTATGCCGAAGGCTTCAATCCCGTGCTCTCGGCCGAAGAGCGGCGCCTGTATCACGACACAACGCGCAACATCGCCCCTGTTCATGGCTACGTCGACCGTCTGCGCGCAGCCGATGCGCTGGTGCTGGTGTTCCCGGTCTGGAACTACGGCTTTCCGGCGATCCTGAAGGGGTATTTCGACCGTGTGTTCCTGCCCGGCGTCAGCTTCGACCTGCGCGAAGGCCGCGTCGCCCCCGCGCTGACCAACATCCAGAAGCTTGCCGCGATCACGACCTACGGCGGCACCCGGCTGCGCAGCTTCCTTGCGGGCGATCCGCCGCGCCGGATCGTCAAGCGCACGATGTCCCGCATCGCCCAGGCCGGCAAGACGCGCTACCTTGCCCTCTACGACATGAACAACGTCACGAAAGACCGGACGTCCGCCTTCCTGTCCCAAGTCAGGTCCGAGATGGAGGCGTTCTGA
- a CDS encoding LytR/AlgR family response regulator transcription factor produces MLRAVIVDDEPHAILALRRLVALRGDVDVVGTAQTLDQAARMIQSERPDVVFLDVQLRGGTGFDLLAALDPQPVVVFVTAHSHYAVKAFSVEAVDYLVKPVLPERLEDTLQRIERLLASPTYPTPSASAEAPVIELRTPSRTVFADPAEIAAVVAEGDFSRVLISRQPTLLILRSLGHFERTLPPALFQRLDRSTILNARRVRRIAMKDRNLTLVTLDGLEAPLPIGRTASSRLRALLASR; encoded by the coding sequence GTGCTCCGCGCCGTGATCGTCGATGACGAGCCTCATGCCATCCTTGCGCTGCGTCGCCTGGTCGCTCTGCGTGGCGATGTCGATGTCGTGGGCACCGCCCAGACGCTGGATCAGGCCGCCCGGATGATCCAGTCAGAGCGTCCCGACGTTGTGTTTCTCGACGTCCAGCTGCGGGGCGGCACGGGGTTCGATCTGCTTGCTGCACTTGACCCTCAACCCGTCGTCGTCTTTGTGACCGCGCATTCACATTACGCGGTGAAGGCGTTTTCGGTCGAGGCCGTGGACTATCTGGTAAAGCCAGTCCTGCCTGAACGTTTGGAAGATACGCTCCAGCGGATCGAACGGTTGCTGGCAAGCCCGACCTACCCCACCCCGTCCGCCTCTGCCGAAGCGCCGGTGATCGAACTGCGCACCCCCAGCCGGACCGTCTTTGCCGATCCGGCAGAGATCGCCGCCGTCGTCGCCGAAGGCGACTTCAGCCGGGTGCTCATCTCGCGCCAGCCGACCCTTCTGATCCTGCGCTCGCTTGGCCATTTCGAACGGACGCTGCCCCCGGCCTTGTTCCAGCGCCTTGACCGGTCAACCATCCTGAACGCCCGGCGCGTAAGGCGCATCGCCATGAAGGATCGCAACCTCACCCTCGTCACGCTGGATGGCCTGGAGGCCCCGCTGCCCATCGGTCGCACCGCCAGCTCGCGCCTGCGCGCCCTGCTTGCGTCGCGCTGA